The Etheostoma cragini isolate CJK2018 chromosome 15, CSU_Ecrag_1.0, whole genome shotgun sequence genome window below encodes:
- the elob gene encoding elongin-B isoform X1, producing the protein MDVFLMIRRHKTTIFTDAKESTTVYELKRIVEGILKRPPEDQRLYKDDVMLNDGQTLGNCGFTNQTARPQAPATVGLAFRLGDDSFEQLRVEPFSTPPELPDVMKPQDSGSTANEQAVQ; encoded by the exons GATGTGTTCCTAATGATACGACGTCACAAGACAACCATCTTCACAGATGCCAAAGAGTCTACCACAGTCTATGAACTGAAGCGCATTGTTGAAGGCATTTTAAAGAGACCACCTGAAGATCAGAGACTTTACAAG GATGATGTGATGCTTAATGACGGTCAAACTCTCGGAAATTGTGGCTTTACAAATCAAACAGCCCGACCTCAGGCCCCAGCCACAGTGGGATTAGCCTTCCGCCTGGGTG ATGATTCATTTGAGCAGCTGAGGGTCGAGCCTTTCTCCACTCCCCCAGAGCTCCCTGACGTCATGAAGCCCCAGGACTCGGGCAGTACAGCCAACGAGCAGGCTGTACAGTGA
- the elob gene encoding elongin-B isoform X2: protein MIRRHKTTIFTDAKESTTVYELKRIVEGILKRPPEDQRLYKDDVMLNDGQTLGNCGFTNQTARPQAPATVGLAFRLGDDSFEQLRVEPFSTPPELPDVMKPQDSGSTANEQAVQ from the exons ATGATACGACGTCACAAGACAACCATCTTCACAGATGCCAAAGAGTCTACCACAGTCTATGAACTGAAGCGCATTGTTGAAGGCATTTTAAAGAGACCACCTGAAGATCAGAGACTTTACAAG GATGATGTGATGCTTAATGACGGTCAAACTCTCGGAAATTGTGGCTTTACAAATCAAACAGCCCGACCTCAGGCCCCAGCCACAGTGGGATTAGCCTTCCGCCTGGGTG ATGATTCATTTGAGCAGCTGAGGGTCGAGCCTTTCTCCACTCCCCCAGAGCTCCCTGACGTCATGAAGCCCCAGGACTCGGGCAGTACAGCCAACGAGCAGGCTGTACAGTGA